The proteins below are encoded in one region of Bacillus sp. E(2018):
- the cysK gene encoding cysteine synthase A translates to MARVAQSITDLIGQTPVVKLNRITSEDMADVYLKLEFMNPGSSVKDRIALAMIEDAEKSGKLKPEDTIVEPTSGNTGIGLAMVAAAKGYKTVLVMPETMSLERRNLLRAYGADLVLTPGPEGMGGAIRKAEELAKEKGYFMPQQFKNEANPAIHRNTTGQEIVSQFPDGLDAFVSGIGTGGTITGAGQVLKEKYPDIKIYAVEPTDSPVLSGGKPGPHKIQGIGAGFVPDILKTDIYDEVLTISNDEAFEWARKAAREEGLLGGISSGAAISAALKVAKKLGKGKKVLAIIPSNGERYLSTPLYQFED, encoded by the coding sequence ATGGCAAGAGTGGCACAGTCAATTACAGATTTGATCGGTCAAACACCTGTAGTGAAATTGAATCGCATCACATCAGAGGATATGGCAGATGTTTATTTGAAGTTAGAGTTTATGAACCCAGGAAGCAGCGTAAAAGACCGTATTGCATTAGCTATGATTGAAGATGCAGAGAAAAGCGGAAAATTAAAACCAGAAGATACAATTGTTGAACCTACTAGCGGTAACACCGGAATTGGTTTAGCGATGGTTGCTGCAGCAAAAGGATACAAAACAGTTCTTGTCATGCCTGAAACGATGAGTTTAGAAAGAAGAAATCTACTGAGAGCTTATGGTGCAGACCTTGTACTAACACCCGGACCAGAGGGAATGGGCGGAGCGATTAGAAAAGCGGAAGAATTAGCAAAAGAAAAAGGATACTTCATGCCACAGCAGTTTAAGAATGAAGCGAACCCTGCCATTCATCGAAACACGACAGGTCAGGAGATCGTTTCGCAATTCCCGGATGGGCTCGATGCGTTCGTTTCTGGGATCGGTACAGGTGGAACAATCACAGGTGCAGGTCAGGTTCTAAAAGAGAAATACCCAGACATCAAAATCTATGCGGTTGAACCGACGGATTCTCCTGTGTTGTCTGGCGGAAAACCAGGACCGCACAAGATTCAAGGAATTGGTGCAGGTTTTGTGCCGGATATTCTAAAAACAGACATCTACGATGAAGTGTTAACTATCTCAAACGATGAAGCCTTCGAATGGGCGAGAAAAGCTGCGCGTGAAGAAGGGCTTTTAGGCGGTATCTCTTCAGGTGCAGCTATATCGGCAGCGTTAAAAGTCGCTAAGAAGCTTGGTAAAGGCAAAAAGGTATTAGCCATCATCCCAAGTAACGGGGAACGTTACTTAAGTACGCCGCTATACCAATTTGAAGACTAA
- the hslO gene encoding Hsp33 family molecular chaperone HslO: protein MNDYLIKALACDGQIRAYAISSTEMVSEGQRRHDTWPTASAALGRAMTASTMMGMMLKGENNSITVKIEGGGPIGVIIVDSNTKGETRGYVTNPHTHFELNSKGKLDVARAVGKDGYLSVLKDIGMREKFTGQVPMVSGELGEDFTYYFASSEQVPSAVGVGVLVNPDNSIKASGGFIVQVMPNASDTIVDLLEERINAIPPISRLIEKGMTPEEILFELLGEDQVQILEKSPVHFQCTCSHERFGQAIVSLGEQEISDIIEEDGQAETNCQFCNATYIFTKEELQTLLDQAKA, encoded by the coding sequence ATGAATGATTATCTAATAAAGGCCCTTGCTTGTGATGGGCAGATCCGCGCTTATGCGATCTCTTCTACTGAGATGGTAAGTGAAGGACAGAGAAGACATGACACATGGCCGACAGCTTCGGCTGCGCTAGGAAGAGCGATGACGGCATCGACCATGATGGGTATGATGTTAAAAGGTGAAAACAACAGTATAACGGTGAAGATTGAAGGCGGCGGCCCAATCGGAGTAATCATCGTAGATAGTAATACAAAAGGTGAGACACGTGGTTACGTAACGAACCCTCATACTCATTTTGAATTGAACAGCAAAGGCAAACTGGATGTAGCAAGAGCGGTAGGAAAAGACGGATACCTATCTGTTCTAAAAGATATCGGAATGCGCGAAAAGTTTACAGGACAAGTACCGATGGTTTCAGGTGAACTAGGAGAAGACTTCACGTATTACTTTGCTTCTTCTGAACAAGTCCCATCTGCCGTAGGTGTTGGTGTACTTGTGAATCCGGACAATTCGATCAAAGCCTCAGGCGGATTTATCGTACAAGTAATGCCGAATGCTTCGGATACAATCGTTGATTTACTTGAAGAAAGAATCAACGCGATTCCTCCGATTTCTCGACTGATTGAAAAAGGGATGACACCTGAAGAAATTTTGTTTGAGCTTTTAGGCGAAGACCAAGTCCAGATTCTTGAGAAATCTCCTGTGCATTTTCAGTGTACATGCTCACATGAGCGCTTTGGACAAGCGATCGTAAGCCTCGGTGAACAAGAGATCTCAGATATTATAGAAGAAGATGGACAAGCAGAAACGAACTGTCAATTCTGTAACGCTACTTATATCTTTACAAAAGAAGAACTTCAAACCTTGCTGGATCAAGCAAAAGCGTAA